From a single Gimesia sp. genomic region:
- a CDS encoding nitroreductase family protein gives MDTLKAIEERRSVKAYDPEHRMTDEEIEKLLSYTMLSPTAFNIQHWRFLVVKDPELRQKLRDASWNQSQVTDASLLVVICADMKAWEKEPDRYWKNAPEPVQKALVPMILNYYKDNIEAERDEAMRSCGMAAQTMMLVAKEMGYDTCPMDGFDFDKVAELINLPEDHLISMFVVVGKALRPANERAGQLTLDEVVIYDRFA, from the coding sequence ATGGACACCTTAAAGGCAATAGAAGAAAGACGTTCTGTCAAAGCATACGATCCCGAGCATCGCATGACCGATGAGGAAATCGAAAAGCTCCTCTCCTATACCATGCTTTCCCCGACCGCCTTCAATATTCAGCACTGGCGGTTTCTCGTGGTGAAAGATCCAGAACTGAGACAGAAGCTGCGGGACGCTTCCTGGAACCAGTCGCAGGTGACCGATGCGTCGCTGCTGGTCGTGATTTGTGCGGATATGAAGGCCTGGGAAAAAGAGCCGGACCGCTACTGGAAAAACGCCCCCGAACCGGTACAGAAGGCACTGGTGCCGATGATTCTGAACTATTACAAAGACAACATCGAAGCCGAGCGGGATGAAGCCATGCGCTCCTGCGGGATGGCTGCCCAGACCATGATGCTGGTCGCCAAGGAGATGGGTTACGACACCTGTCCCATGGATGGTTTCGACTTTGATAAAGTGGCTGAACTGATCAATCTTCCCGAGGACCACCTGATCTCAATGTTCGTGGTTGTGGGGAAGGCTCTGCGACCCGCCAATGAACGAGCTGGGCAGCTAACATTAGACGAGGTCGTAATTTACGATCGATTTGCATAA